Genomic segment of Mytilus edulis chromosome 12, xbMytEdul2.2, whole genome shotgun sequence:
ATCCGACAAGTCTATATCATCTTCTACTGGTAACTGTAAAAAGAtgaaattgtcattttaatttgcatttaagaaatatttgattGTTGAatttcaactttatcataaaatatgagaaaagtcatacttttatttaatatatttcaaaagttttaaaactgGGTAAAACAAATCATTCATAAGACTACATGTACATTATGGGCTTTAGAGTTGGCACATTTTGGATATACTGTCAACATACAATGATtttgtgcatatttttttttttttatctaaagcTTTAGGACATGTAGGAAAAGCTTGGACACAATCTACAATCCAAAATGTTCTTTAACTAAAAAGTGCCAATGATTTGATTAATTCCATAAATTTCAGGatacaaacaaaatttagatcAGGGTTGTGGTCTAAGTAAATTatgctaaaaattattttttaactatGGAAAATTTGACCACAACAGATGCTAAAGTACAAATTATGCATAATTAAGGGGtaatttttccttaatttttaatGTGATATGCCAAAAAACCAAATTTCGAATTAAAAGTTAATAGTTAAATCACAACTATTGCGAAGTGAAATTTATAACATTTAGGCaagaaaaacaatattataatCTTTAGGGGAATTGTAACCCTTTCAGGAATCTGCCACTATTTCATATGCACTGCCTGCAATTTCAGGCTGGCAGTCTTTAAATGTCATCCCTTCTGTAGATAATCTACTGTCTCTTCAAAGTAATCATAACATGCTTGTCTTATTGACAAACATCCATCATCTCATTTAACTTATATTCACACTGTCCCAAAATAGAATAAGTGAGAAATGTAGGTTCTTACCTGTCCATCTTTGCCGTCCCAGGCCTCTGTTTTATCTACTTTTGGTAAATCTTTTAATGGTTCTGTGGATCCTTTACCATAGGATAAACTCCtgaaatttatacatatttttagatATACAGCAATGGAAAACATTGTGTTAGAATAAAGCTTTTACTGCTACACATTTTGATACGATTGGATATATCAAACTGGATGaaaagaaaggagtaggttcagtaagaccccgttttggccccaaaatatagcagttttacaaaattgttaaaatgtaaacttttagttattaattggacagtagaatgcttctgctacataaatatgggctgtttttgacaatacaatgcacatatatctggTACTAGggaccattaagtcatgctaaattactgaaatcttcacaattctagcattttagttaaattttagacggttttcgtgttaaacaaaagtggccgcattcgtgtttatccttaatattgaaatgtaagttgtatttgatgataatacataacatatataaaggttgaggatgaacacggatgcggccacttccattttttccaaaaaacatctgaaaagtgacatttttcggcatatttggtagatttttcatatttgagcttgaatcggatcgcttttaatgacaaaatcagttaaaatcttttccataaactaattaattcaaataaaatagacactttagtgtttaaaaagtggtcaaaaaaATACTCCTTTAACATTAATAGGTAAAATAATAGTAGTAAAATCATTAATATTTCCAAATTAAACCTATATAAGAAGTGAATTTCGATCAATTCGTTTAAGCAGCCAAACTAAGACCACCTACAAACAAGtgcattctttagttttctatgttgtgttttttgtcaGTAGGTCTTTCTCTTTTTTAgccctggcgttgtcagtttgttttctactTATAACTTTGAATGTCACTCagatatctttcgcctctctttgaaTGTTTATTCATAAGTCTTAATCTGTAAACTTGCATTAATCATGTTCACCATATAATTGGTTGTTTTTCCCTGACAATGCAAATAATTGTATATAGTGCATTGAAATTTCTATAGATGGATACAAATATTACATACCTTAAATATTCATTAATACCAATCTCTGTAAATGGTCcttttaataaaacatataacTTTTTCCTTGAATTAACAGCTGCCATTGCCtggaattatataaaaaatattgttgatagCTAGTACAGTAAAATCTTTTGAAAACATACATGTAGAAATTTgttcaaacaaaacaaatgcaATGACTAAACCGGTCGACACtaacaattatctcccttttattccAAGGTCTCTTCTAGTACATGTACAACATGCCTTGCACCCTGGGATGCAATTTGAAAGTGGGGTAACCATTTAGGATTTCTCTTACTCCTCAATCTACAAAAATACCCAAAGATTGTCAATTATATGTGCCTTCCCTAGCTTTAGGCTAATGGATGTTTTATATATTGAACAGCCTATAGCATGcgaaatttatattttcatacgAAACCAATAATGTTTACTTACAGGATACCCAAATCCACCAATACCTAAAGTCTGTTCCAAATTTGGTTGTGCAGCAGCTTCAGTCCACAGCCATCTGAAACAAAAAGTCATAATCTGATTTTATCTTCTGATAAATGTACTCATAACATATCTTTTGATCAacaaaaatcattgaaaactttTTACAAAACACTAAAAGTATACCaattgtgtgtgttacatttttggtGACATTGCTTTTACTGGTTataatatttgttaaataattaaTATGTACATTGTGTTGTTTCTGTTTCTCTGTATCACTCACAAAAAAGTGGTTattgaagatatatatatatatatatagattcttccACTGCATTAAGTGtgatacaatatttctccactcgagacatgAACAGTAgacaagagttatttcccttcttCTTACTCACCCCCactgttgttttttgtatttttctgccATAGTTTTCAATGTTGctatgtatttgtttctacagGCTGACTGACAGTCTAAAATGTTAGGGAGGACTGCAACaacaagagttatttcccttcttCTTACTCACCCCCactgttgttttttgtatttttctgccATAGTTTTCAATGTTGctatgtatttgtttctacagGCTGACTGACAGTCTAAAATGTTAGGGAGGACTGCAACAACACAGAGCTGGCTCTCTTGACAATTCTTGTCAAATACATCTTGAGTTGTAATctacaaaaaatgaaacaataagatttaacataaaaacacatattaataaatatgtatcaATTGTATAGAACATTTAAATGCAATTCAGACTCTTGAAACATTGAGTAAACTTGCTATCCGCCATGGGGTTTAAATTGAAATGGAGCAAGCTATAAACAATTCTAATGCAATAATTTTGtgtcaatggttctgattggatgacaatAAATTCTCTTCGTTTGTAACTAAAGAAGCTTACATTTTGAAATTGGAGTTCATTGACATATAGTTTgtaattataagccaaaaaagcCTCACATTGCACCTAAAAATCTTTGATCAAGTTTTCTTTACCTTTCTGATCAATGCAGCCAAGAAGCCAGAAAAAAAAACTCTTGTTCAGTTTCAGTTAACTCTGGAAGCATACCTATGTAATCACTCAGTTTAGGGGTCAAAGAAGATAACGTCGTTTTGCAgcatttaatttaattaaaattttacactgaaataatgactAATATTTTGCATTGAAATAGAGATATCTGTATTGTATTTCAAGCATTGTTCCTAATTGAGGCACAAGTTCTTTTCTGATTAGTTGGAATAGGCACAAAAATCTACCTCATATATTTCTGGTGCTGGAAGGTTAGCAGTATATCTGTCATTCACCCAGGCTACAATATCTGAAGCTGTTCTTCCACCATCATACTCCTGTGCATCACTCTCAGACTTCTTACCGGCTGGGAACATCTTAATTGTTGGATATCCTCTAACCTGTAACAATGATTAAGTTAACATTAAGAATAATCTCTAACcaataacatttattcaattaACATTCAGAATAATTTCTTACCAGTAACATTGATTAAATAAACATTTAGAATTACACCTGacctataaccatgataaccattGCTTTCTACCACTTCATTTTTAACTATGTTGGATagatgtcttattggcaatcatacccctggcccatctccttatttttatgtatGTCTACTAAGGTTTAGGTCCATGCATATGTGACCACACATGTAATGGTACAGTATCTTAAACAAAAACTTCAACCTACCTGATACAAGATAAGAACAGACATACAGACCTAAAACAAAAGATTTCATCATTCATATGGTAAATGAGGCATACAAAAAATACCTACACCGTATCTGTTGGCCATAACAGTGTGGACTGTGGCATCTAGAGTTCCCATTTTAATCTTCCCTTTCAGTTGTGTGGCAGCCTGTGTCCAATGTGGAGCCAGATTTTTACAGTGGCCACACCATGGAGCAAAGAATTCAACAAGCCACATGTCATCACCATTAATAACCAAATCTTCAAAGTTACTGTCTGTCAATTCAATCACTGCACCTGGGTCTGGTTTCTACAGGATAagaaaaataatttcataaaaactttcaataatcaacttgattttagtttattttatgtTGTGTTCTATTGTTCTCCCTGGGGGCCTTAAATCACCATGGTACTTTCTTcgattatattatatacaatgtatagacCCAATGGtgctatttcatgtatttattttggAAAACCAGTGCTATTTGAAAACACTGTTTTTTCCAGAATTTTCAAATAGAAACATGGTATTTGAAATAGCACTGATTTTCtattttaaagtacatttataagTAAGGCTTTCCTTTGTTAAATCTTAGCAAAGTGCTATTAGGCCCTTTAGAGAACATTTAGAGAAGAATTCATGTACATTTATTTTGCAACTTTGTTCCAATGAATTCTGGTgtagaatttaaaaagaaataactgTTAAAATTAAGAAGCAGAGTATTTAAAACggaacaacatttttttaaataatgcttTGATTCCCAGAACTGTTAAATCCCACTCCATCTTTACACTTGTCCTTCATGTTGTATGATTACTCACCTGAGATCCACctccactgctgccaccaccgcTGCGTGAACCACCACTTCCACCCCTGCCTGCCATTCTGTCTTTAACCATTGATTGTACTTTGCTTAAGGCAGAGTTTACAATGGCATCAGCAGTCCTGCCTCCTGAAATGTTAATCATCTTTTGTATTAGTCTGGACTAAAAATTCTAAGAAATGTTGCAGGGCAAAAAAATGTGCATTATTCAAGCATTTCAAAATTGGTTAGAAACAGAACATCAGAAGTTTTCTTCattgttcatattttgtataaaaatcatatcattttcatttgattttcagaatcatttaagaaataagaaaaaggatgaaattgaatttataatatatgacatgtatgatatatacacatgatatatttaatgaaaatatgaaaattgaaaagtaataaatgcgttttgaatgaaaaaaaccCAGAGGAACTCAAAAggaatttctgaatttaaaataatcaaaaaaacaatttttgtgtttaaGTAAATGTTTGATTCATATTCAAGTGTAAAAGACACTAACCTTGATAATCTTCAGGCTTATTCTTATTAAGTCCGAATATTTTAATGGTAGGGAAGCCCTGTACACTAAATCTTCCTCCAAGTTCTCTATGGTCATCTGCATTCACTGCTCCTACCTTGACAACACCCTGAAAATGTAAGAACAAAGGATAGATTGAGAAactgaaaattattttaaaatgtgtttggCCACTTTATAAACTAACACAAATAGCAGTCTTCCATATCAGTCACAGGCCACCAGCACAGGCTTGTAAAATAACTTTCATGTCTGTATTCTAAAGAATTCATACTTAAGGTtaataatctttataaaaaaattgcatctaacttgtatttatttataaatctatattttgTAGATTAGACATTTAAAAGGGTTTCGATTACAAATATCATGATTATTTTTAAAGACAAAGAACtgttaattcaaaaattattgcaatgtttcattattgcgaaaaatgtgacagggttataatcacaataatttaaacacaCATTTTAATTTGCTTTATATGAAATACACAGGGTTTTTCACGatattgcaaaatttaaaatcgcatttaaatctaaaattacaaaatcgcaataattaatgcacgcaataatttctgtgTATTTACAGTATACATATCATTGAATTAATAGACCTTAAATCTTAAAACCAATGAAAATTATTTAACTATCAGGAATATATTGCATGTGACATTATTCTCTTACCTGGAGTGCTTTAGCTGCTTTTTTCCATTCAGGTGTTAAAGATTGACAATGTCCACACCTGTATAggtaaaaatatatgtaaatgttaaaaCAGTAATGGAAACCACTCTTATAATCTAATATGAGATATTTTCATACTATATTTTTCCTAAACTTTATGTTGAAAGGAGACACCTAACCAACATGACCAATAACAACGTATAATGAAATATGCAGATTCTTTTATGATTCCTAAATCAAAGATTTGTTATCAGATACAAGTACCTGAAAGGGACAAATTTTAATGTGATCTGAAAAGTCTGATAATATTATCAGAAtatcacattttaaaatttgatcaTGCAAATTGGAGAGGctacatacacatgatacatgacATAATTCATTGTGTAATTAGAGAAAAAATGTGTATCTCAAAGTAGACCATTTTACACATGTAAACATTGTAATGGAATTCTAAGTTCACAAGAAGGTCAAGCacgataattattttttttactcagatttAGTCTTTTTTATTGCATATTGCATGTCTtcgttttcattgttttataaagGTATATAAATATCAGTATATACATACCATGGGGCGTAGAACTCAACTATCCACAAAGCATCACTGTTAACAACTTCTCGGTCAAAATTTGATGGGGTAAGATCTACAACTCCATCCCCACTGGAGTAGAAGGCTGTTGCACCAGCACACAAGGCTGCCAATactacaaagaaaaataactacATTAAAGATTTTAATAAGTCTATACAAAACTTGTCATTGCACTTAATTACAATTGTATCATGTCTATCACAACAGGGTTTGACATGTGAGCAAAGGAAGTTaagtattttcaaatgttttgaaaatgaaatgaataatCCAATTACTTTAaacacatgttaaaaataaaatttaaactacTTTCAGTCTTTTTGACTCCACCGAGTTTACTTATCATGTGAATGCCAATCACAATACATGTAATACCTTAATGAAAGACATACAGTGTATTATTAAattaaacaacatgaacaaggcaCATGCAGTTCTGCTTTtagataattttttcttcttttttttcttttagatatattattgttaaacattacatctttatcatgtttatctttaTTGAGAAATAAgctatttaaaactttaaaaaatgatttatagcCTTACCAGATGCAGAATCATATCTGACATTGGATTTACCTACTGACATTGACTGAGGGCcatatgttttgttgtttttgtcatcCAGctaagattttacactgaaatggTATTTGCTTTAATGTCATGTaactttttgtttattatattgaaaatagCTTTTACACAGCTATATGGTCATTTTGCGATGTTGGTTTGTCTGTACACCTTGGATAGGACCAGCCAACCCTCCCTAGCTTAAAAACATCTTGCAAATGAATGCAGTTGGTAGTTTAAAAATTTTGGACCAAAAACATGCTGAAATTTTTACCTGACGGAGATACATGTAGTTGACCTGTTGACCCTTTTAAAAActcatttgtttctacttttccAAAGCAAATGTCCAGAAGGATTTGTAGTATCAAACAAATGTTAAAAGTAGTGATCTAATCacagagcagaatgctctgagggatacgattgccatagttttcattgacacatgtatagcagttctgccaacttttcattaagcaaatgcgtgagatttggccaaaatttaaaagatcaaagaggaaaaaaatagatCCAAGGATACTGCCGCAAAAAAGCATGTTCATGCGTGAGTCTCACgcatttttggcagccctggtacaactggatagtattatttattttcaaaactaattcaactgcacatgcaaaatgtaataatcagaatagtcactcaactttaaaaatgGCAAATCCTGGATACAATACCATACAAGTGTATATGCAAcatacttattgtgttttatttttgtactatcaattccaagtttactttccacagcagtcactgagaatgagagaaggtatttcactttgtatcttatcaccgttaattctaggaggaaccccatttctaactctttaaatattaatttcctttgggtcagtgggcatgactcctttccgtacacacaagttcctctgtttaaattgagatcgttcttaattttatacgacgtttatcgacatctaACAAGTTTATTTTTCTTGAAGAGTCGTACTGTATTTCAATTTTGACGGATAatacttccggaagggagacaactcgaaacgataatatggcaGAGTTCACGAAAATGGTCGGTACTGTCGGTCCTATCGGTCAAAATTAGGCTCGGACCAGTGTTTTAAAAGCTAGTGCCGGTCCTGATGACCGATGTAAAATCGGCCGTTGCAGTGCCTTTTTTATCGGTAATTAGTTGTACCGCAACTAATTCCAATATGTGTTAACATCGGTCTTCAGATGTACCTGCTGCTAATTTCCGGTACTGGTTTCCTGTTATAAACAAACTGAAACCTATGGAAACCAAAGTGCTGATCTACACGTGGCCTGCTAAATTTGTTCATGGAAAACAATCGGGGATTTAAATCTTAGATGGAGATAACAAATACTGAGAAAATGAATCAGATGATGaaatgaatagagaaaatgaCTTTAATTAAGAACAATCAGAAGATCAGAACTGGTCCTTCATTATTAATTTGTCCGTGgctgtgaaaaataaaactaataaaaataaagttacttttggataaaatatgttattatttttattttaggatcaaattgacagatttttttaGGACTGGCTAGAATTTTGTAGGACTGACAAATAATCTTGCTTTGTCGGTCCCAGGACCGACGGGTCAAACGAAGTTTTCGCAAACTCTGATATGGAAGACTTCATTTTGGCTGAAGGAGTGTTATAGGTAAACCTGTTACGATGTggacatttctttttataatttaaatgatgcatacgatttaaaattatgcaacaacaataaccctaaatagcagacagacatagaaataatcccatgagtttcaaattaatcaatgaagcgatgaatccagagcaaccactcaatctgatacccTTTGAAATCAAGACAACTATACACATGtgcattaatacataaacaaacccgcaacttgcgatttggaacaaaAACGTTTATTAAATATGAtgaatggttctccatttctttatgagagtacagtatcaaatatcagtttcataacagtaaaatatagaaaaaatccacttcagttcttatatgacagaaatagaattatcggaattcagagaactctcatagtaattctctatataatcaaccaactTTTGTTCTTGAAAAAAAAGCCCCACCCCCCTTTTTCCCCCAATGACTGTTTAAAATTAATCCCCAACTATTTTTACATGAGTTAACAACCCATTCACGGTCACAGTGTGACAAGCCATgtctaaataaaatattaacattaaacatttaaatcgATATATTTGTAATTTGACAACttgataaatacaaaaattaaaaaaaaagtggccAAAAAATAATTTACCTGCCGACGTTGCAAAGTTTAATTCAAGTTGTCACTATTTTACCCGAAGATCATTGGAGCACTTACCAAGGACAatcattttgctgtttttttactTATATTCCTCTGGTAGTAAATATCTGTGCAAGTTGAAAGTAGTGATGCTAAAATAATCAACAAACACGTTGATGGAACCGGAAACCGATCGTGGCCCGTTTTGATTGGTTAACCTAATTCTTACGTGTAGCAGACAAAACCGGGCACCGATTTCCTTGTAGTTTTTGCGggaaattcaattattttaaaagtaacaaaTTATTGTAAAAGATAAATTCGTTCTGATAAAATTGGCCCAGGCGGACACATACATAACAAGTATAAAAACGCAATGCTTACATAACTAATTTAACTAATATGTTTAGTCTGATGTTAGTAATTTATGTCCCCATGCAGAATTTTTCCGACGAATTCAAGTCCACTGGcattaatattcatagatataaacatcatttaaatatcaaaaatattttatgaattaaatCATATGCATTAGCATTTAAACAGTGGAAATTTAAACGTTATTTATTAATACTGTCAGTGGCGGACCCAGAAAAAAATTTGGGGGTGGTCccaaatgaatattgaatggtatgaaaaaggtttaaaaatacCTTCGACATTATGGAAGATCATGGACAACACCATGCAATGCACATATTCCTAGGTAAAGGAATTTAAAGACAtgtaaaactgatttttatataagACTCTATACAATATCTTGCAATCTAAATTAGCACAACATACAACCTGTCATCTGAATTAGACAAGCTGTAAAAAGTTTAGCTAAAAGGTTCCGAATCGGTAAAAATAGTTCTacgtaaaattgttcaaaatttactaATTTAAAAAGAGTCGTTTATCAGGTCATTCAACATCATGCATCACGGGTGTTTCCTAGTtatctataatttgttttatgttaagtTCCAACTGTAGTGCACATGCATCAACGCAAGTCCGTTTAACGCGATTGTCCATAGTTGTTCTCAGGTAGGTTTTTAAAACTGATAACTCACTGTTGGATCGCTCACATTCGCAACTCGTCACCCCCATGGTAGCTATGATTTTTAAGATAACAGAAATATTTGGAAAATTTGTTTTGCAACATACTTTCAGAGTACCGGCTACAGTTTCTGGTTTTGAAAGAATTGACAGTCAATTTGTATGTATTTACCTTTCAAAAAAAGAAGtcaacttcttcatattgaaactcctagggtgactggggtatagacatatggtcacttggtcttctcccgaccggcagtaaaacgcttgccgaaatggggcgtccgtttggctgtgcgggatgtatcaagttcgcagtcacgtccggtcagaagggggacgttaaatccgatgcctcgtgtaaagagagtgccacgctctttgcacgttaagaacccttgcaacaactctttgaggggtccgtaggtggcctagctgttgcaaggcaaaatttctgtccctatccaatataccctcattttccagtggcagtccaaattcccCCGACCATcttcccagatggcctctatcgtatccacctacctattgtatttttttgaacttgttctcgtcctgaatatgcatgaaatgtttgccactggacgttaagcaaccaacaatcaatcaatcttcatATTGACGAGCTGTTttgacaatttaattacatgtatacaggtGAAACGCATTGATCCGTATTCTATCATTGTGACACCTCCAGGTATCCAGGTAATCCATAACCAATTAGTGCGATGAAAGGATTAATCTTAAGTGTTAATTTATTAATTAGCTAGTTATTGAAAAAATAGAGACTTTGAAAAAATTGAGGTTCGTCATGGGGGTGGTCCGGTGCGCCGTgggaccaccccctggatccgccactgactgtTTAAGATCTAGAGttgtgtatttatatatttaataaaatgcaTGTCCCAGACTAATTTCATAGGAAAATATGTCCGGCTGGCAATGCCATTATTATTCCGGCCTAGGTATAAACATggaaagtaatatttaaatattacttccatggtataAACATGACCACGTTCTTAGTTAAAAAGGTTAACATTTAATGAAACAAACTTAATTTCATGGAAAAAAGGatttatacaaatccttgatggaaacaatggaaattcaatttttatgtcttaattttgttaaaagagttatagctaaggtaatctattcctgaggtacaaaatccttagtatttcaaaaattcaattttttttttgttaacagttaatttatgaatatgatcatatcaataataatttatGTCAGCACAGAAAAAGTGccgactactgagctggtgataccctcagggaattaaaactccaccaatAGTGGCATCGATTcaatggttgtaaataaactcatcatagatacattgtaccaggattaaattttgtatagatctacgccagacacgcgttttgtctacaaaaggctcatcataaagaacaaagttgaagagcattgatgaccaaaattctaaaagttttgccaaatacagctaagataatctattcctaaggtagaaaagcattaatatttcaaaaattcaaaatttttgtaaacagttaatttataaatatgaccctATCAAGGATAATTCCTGTCAGCACagaaaagtgctgactactgggctggtgataccctcacgGAATTAAAACTtcgccagcagtggcatcgacccagtggttgtaaataaacttatagATACCAGGGTTAAATTTTATAtctacgctagacgcgcgtttcgtttacaaaagactcatcctggcgctcgaatcccaaaaagttaaaagggccaaataaaatacgaagttggagagcatttgtgaccaaaattcctaaaagttttgccaaattcagctaatgtaatctattcctgaggtaaaaaagcattagtatttcaaaaattcaaaaatttttgtaaacagttaatttataaatatgaccatatcaatgataattcatgtcagcacagataAATTGCTGACTACTCAGAACACAGACCATTAATGAGCAAAATAGATAAATGATTGACAAAGAATGTTATAAAATGGAAGAATAAAGAAATGAAGGACCAccattttatttctatttcttgtgGATGCTTGTtcttgtgggggggggggggggggggggggggggctatgggtttttttttctgtgcaaactttttttcgcctccggcgaaaaacaatctatttttttcgcgacaagtcaaaaacaattttttttctttcaatttagcattacatatagtggcagctgagggtgaaacaaacaattttgttttctcacaatcaaaaacaaattgtttttttctccaaaaactggaaacaaactttttttttccaaaaaacaacaaattttccAACAAACCGTTATGTGTAAATGAAATAAACTAGTTGTATGTATTCACTATTTTAAATATCCATATGATCCTTATTCATAAAATATGGCAATAAACGGCACAACTGTACGTAGTGGTCACTGTGATCAGCCATGTTCAGCTGAGTCCTTTAAATGTACAACTGAATCCACGACCTTTAAGTTTAAACTGCCTAAAAATTTAACGTGCAtatattacccccccccccccccccccccagaaaatcaaatggttgctgcctaacttaAAGTATATTTACGCTCATCTTGCTCGTCCGAACTAAAAGTATTTCGTTACCATGTTAACTAAATCTCttaatttaaattaaacataACTTTAACATAGATTTTGTTGCTCGCAGCAACTTGTTCTATTCTCTTGTTATCATAATAATCTAATATAtgtattatttaattatttacaatacttaaaaatataaatttttcattttctaacaACAAATTTTCCAACAAACCGTTATGTGTAAATGAAATAAACTAGTTGTATGTATTCACTATTTTAATATCCATATGATCCTTATTCATAAAATATGGCAATAAACGGCACAACT
This window contains:
- the LOC139498195 gene encoding protein disulfide-isomerase A6 homolog, translated to MIVLVLAALCAGATAFYSSGDGVVDLTPSNFDREVVNSDALWIVEFYAPWCGHCQSLTPEWKKAAKALQGVVKVGAVNADDHRELGGRFSVQGFPTIKIFGLNKNKPEDYQGGRTADAIVNSALSKVQSMVKDRMAGRGGSGGSRSGGGSSGGGSQKPDPGAVIELTDSNFEDLVINGDDMWLVEFFAPWCGHCKNLAPHWTQAATQLKGKIKMGTLDATVHTVMANRYGVRGYPTIKMFPAGKKSESDAQEYDGGRTASDIVAWVNDRYTANLPAPEIYEITTQDVFDKNCQESQLCVVAVLPNILDCQSACRNKYIATLKTMAEKYKKQQWGWLWTEAAAQPNLEQTLGIGGFGYPAMAAVNSRKKLYVLLKGPFTEIGINEYLRSLSYGKGSTEPLKDLPKVDKTEAWDGKDGQLPVEDDIDLSDVELDDLKDEL